A genomic segment from Nitrospira sp. encodes:
- a CDS encoding Site-specific tyrosine recombinase XerC: protein MDRAIRAFLEALAVQQGASPQTIRAYRSDLAQFQAFAQESLKHRGPLAPESVEPALIREFLAARDREGDKKPSLTRKLACLRSFFRYLVRVGHLTVNPAEEVRAPKLPKHLPSVLTKEDAGTLMEFPIGQGRDSLRDQAILETLYSTGARVSELVGMNCDDISRSDGVVLVRGKGGKERIVPLGSLALDAIDAYHAQIPNAADPSSRRLLGTTAVFRNGRGGRLTTRTIARIVAKYSRRLTGGAVHPHTLRHSFATHLLDGGADLRAIQEMLGHASLSTTQKYTHLATDQLLALYDRTHPRAVSAMEAKGISKQKGST, encoded by the coding sequence ATGGATCGCGCAATTCGGGCTTTCTTAGAAGCCCTGGCCGTTCAGCAGGGCGCGTCACCCCAAACGATTCGTGCCTATAGGTCAGACTTGGCGCAGTTCCAAGCCTTCGCACAGGAGTCCCTGAAGCATCGCGGGCCGTTGGCTCCCGAATCGGTGGAACCGGCGTTGATCCGTGAGTTCCTCGCCGCCCGCGATCGTGAGGGCGACAAGAAGCCTTCCTTGACGAGGAAACTGGCCTGTCTGCGCAGCTTCTTCCGGTACCTGGTTCGCGTCGGTCACCTGACGGTCAACCCGGCGGAGGAGGTGCGGGCGCCGAAATTGCCCAAACATCTTCCCTCCGTCCTCACGAAAGAGGATGCCGGTACCTTGATGGAATTTCCTATCGGTCAGGGGCGGGACTCCTTGCGCGATCAGGCGATCCTGGAAACCCTCTATTCGACGGGGGCGCGGGTCAGCGAATTGGTCGGCATGAATTGTGACGACATCAGCCGCAGCGACGGGGTCGTGCTGGTACGAGGCAAGGGAGGCAAGGAACGCATCGTTCCGCTCGGCAGCCTGGCCCTCGACGCCATTGACGCCTACCATGCGCAGATTCCGAATGCGGCGGATCCTTCCTCTCGGCGACTGTTAGGAACGACGGCGGTCTTCCGCAACGGCCGTGGTGGGCGATTGACCACCAGGACTATTGCGCGCATCGTGGCGAAATATTCCCGCCGGCTGACCGGCGGGGCGGTTCACCCCCATACCCTGCGCCATTCGTTCGCAACGCATTTGCTGGATGGAGGGGCCGACTTACGGGCGATCCAGGAAATGTTGGGCCATGCCTCACTCAGTACCACGCAAAAATACACCCACCTGGCGACGGATCAACTACTCGCATTGTACGACCGCACCCATCCCCGTGCCGTGAGCGCGATGGAGGCCAAGGGAATTTCCAAGCAGAAGGGTTCGACATGA
- a CDS encoding Methylenetetrahydrofolate--tRNA-(uracil-5-)-methyltransferase TrmFO: MREDIVIIGGGLAGSEAAWQAANRGAKVTLYEMRPKEMTKAHKTGDLAELVCSNSLGSADPINAPGILKGEMRRLNSLIIRAAEQARVPAGSALAVDREQFAHAITQALEGHPNIRILREEVTEIPQDAVCIVATGPLTSEKLSKAISELTHERHLYFFDAISPIIDADSINMDIVYRASRYGKGGDDYLNCPMDEAAYNALYEAMLAAEKVQPKEFEKIAYFESCIPIEVMAERGRQTMQFGPLKPVGLEHPKTGLRPYAVVQLRTENVHGTCYNMVGFQTKLTYPEQRRVFRMIPGLEQAEFLRFGSLHRNTFINSPQLLRDTLQLKSRGTVFFAGQLVGVEGYTESAAMGGLAGINAARSLDGDPLVTPPPTSAHGCLMAHITKSDPAYFQPMNTNFGLFPPVPAKTRDKEQKRRLIQQRAVEDFDAWIAQFGLS; encoded by the coding sequence ATGCGTGAAGACATTGTGATCATCGGCGGTGGCTTGGCTGGCTCGGAAGCGGCCTGGCAAGCGGCCAATCGTGGGGCCAAGGTGACCCTCTACGAAATGCGGCCGAAAGAGATGACCAAGGCTCATAAGACCGGGGACTTGGCGGAACTGGTGTGCTCGAACTCCCTCGGGTCGGCCGACCCCATCAACGCCCCCGGTATTTTGAAGGGCGAGATGCGCCGCTTGAATTCCCTGATCATTCGCGCGGCGGAGCAAGCGCGCGTGCCGGCCGGTTCGGCGTTGGCGGTGGATCGCGAGCAATTCGCCCATGCCATCACGCAAGCATTGGAAGGCCATCCCAATATTCGGATCCTTCGAGAAGAGGTGACGGAGATCCCGCAGGATGCCGTCTGCATCGTCGCGACAGGTCCGCTCACCTCCGAGAAATTGTCCAAGGCCATCAGCGAGCTGACGCACGAACGACATCTGTATTTCTTTGACGCGATTTCTCCCATCATCGATGCCGATTCCATCAACATGGACATCGTCTATCGAGCTTCGCGGTACGGCAAGGGCGGCGATGACTATCTCAATTGCCCGATGGACGAAGCGGCGTACAATGCGTTGTACGAGGCGATGCTGGCGGCGGAGAAGGTTCAGCCGAAAGAATTTGAAAAGATCGCCTATTTCGAAAGTTGCATTCCGATCGAGGTCATGGCCGAGCGGGGTCGGCAGACCATGCAGTTCGGGCCGCTGAAGCCCGTTGGGTTGGAACATCCGAAAACAGGCCTGCGTCCCTACGCCGTGGTCCAATTGCGCACGGAGAATGTGCATGGAACCTGCTACAACATGGTCGGGTTCCAGACCAAGCTGACCTACCCGGAGCAGCGCCGGGTCTTTCGCATGATTCCGGGGTTGGAACAGGCCGAATTCCTGCGATTCGGTAGCCTGCATCGCAACACGTTCATCAATTCGCCGCAACTCCTGCGCGACACGTTGCAACTCAAGTCTCGGGGGACCGTCTTCTTTGCGGGACAATTGGTCGGTGTGGAAGGCTACACGGAGTCCGCCGCCATGGGGGGGCTGGCCGGCATCAACGCCGCTCGAAGCCTGGACGGTGATCCCCTCGTGACCCCGCCGCCGACCAGCGCCCATGGTTGTCTGATGGCGCATATCACCAAGAGCGATCCGGCGTACTTTCAGCCGATGAATACGAATTTCGGCCTGTTCCCGCCGGTCCCGGCCAAGACGCGCGACAAGGAGCAGAAGCGGCGTCTCATCCAACAACGAGCCGTTGAGGATTTTGACGCATGGATCGCGCAATTCGGGCTTTCTTAG
- a CDS encoding RNA polymerase-binding transcription factor DksA — protein sequence MKTPAKKTTTERRKPAKPNGVKYPDILRDLEGQRAAILAEAGVVLTNPTGLEMFPDVSDQASAEADQHFSFRIRERERKLLKKIDEALNRLATQTYGICERCNGDIPYKRLKARPVTTLCIECKTNQEEEEKSRR from the coding sequence ATGAAGACTCCTGCGAAGAAGACCACAACCGAGCGACGGAAGCCTGCCAAGCCGAATGGGGTGAAATATCCCGACATCTTGCGGGACCTTGAGGGCCAGCGCGCCGCAATTTTGGCGGAAGCCGGAGTGGTGTTGACGAATCCGACCGGTTTGGAAATGTTTCCGGATGTGAGTGATCAGGCTTCCGCCGAGGCAGATCAACACTTTTCTTTTCGTATTCGAGAGCGGGAACGGAAACTGCTCAAAAAAATCGACGAAGCGCTGAATCGCCTCGCAACACAGACCTACGGTATTTGTGAGCGTTGCAACGGTGATATCCCCTACAAGCGCTTGAAAGCCCGTCCGGTCACCACGCTCTGTATCGAGTGCAAGACAAATCAGGAAGAAGAAGAGAAGTCTCGCCGTTGA
- a CDS encoding Recombination protein RecR encodes MSVDQQGLLAKLVRELVRLPGIGQKSAQRLAFHLLKAERDDALRLAEAIQAVKDGLSFCRQCRNIAEGELCEFCRDQKRDRSKILVVEEPSTLYAIERAGGYRGLYHVLLGALSPLDGVGPSDIRAEELLDRVKAGGVEEVIVATNPTIEGEATAIYLTRLLKPHHVRVSRIAYGIPVGMDIEYADEVTLVKSIEGRRDL; translated from the coding sequence ATGAGTGTTGATCAGCAGGGGCTGTTGGCGAAGCTGGTGCGAGAACTCGTGCGATTGCCCGGCATCGGGCAAAAAAGCGCGCAGCGGCTGGCCTTTCATTTGTTGAAGGCGGAACGGGACGATGCTCTGCGCTTGGCCGAGGCGATTCAGGCCGTGAAGGACGGGCTGTCGTTTTGTCGCCAATGCCGCAATATCGCCGAAGGGGAACTCTGCGAGTTCTGCCGGGACCAGAAGCGGGATCGGAGCAAGATCCTCGTGGTCGAAGAACCGAGCACGCTCTATGCCATCGAACGAGCCGGTGGATATCGAGGTCTGTATCACGTCCTGCTCGGGGCCCTGTCGCCGCTGGATGGTGTCGGGCCGTCGGACATTCGCGCCGAAGAATTGCTCGACCGGGTCAAGGCGGGCGGAGTGGAAGAGGTCATCGTCGCCACCAATCCCACGATCGAAGGTGAAGCGACCGCCATTTATTTGACCAGGTTGCTGAAGCCGCACCACGTACGGGTCTCTCGGATTGCCTACGGAATTCCCGTCGGAATGGACATCGAGTACGCAGACGAAGTGACTCTCGTGAAGTCGATCGAGGGCAGGAGGGATCTCTGA
- a CDS encoding Nucleoid-associated protein YaaK has product MKNPFGNMSNILKQAQAMQEQMAKVQEQAAAKTVSGTAGGGIVTVTVNGAMDLLSVKIDPEVVKAGDVEMLQDLVVAAGNDALKKSREMMAEEMKAVTGGMKIPGLF; this is encoded by the coding sequence ATGAAGAATCCGTTTGGGAACATGTCCAACATTTTGAAACAGGCTCAGGCCATGCAGGAGCAAATGGCCAAGGTTCAGGAACAGGCGGCGGCCAAGACCGTGTCCGGAACCGCAGGCGGCGGGATCGTGACGGTGACGGTCAATGGAGCCATGGACCTGTTGAGCGTGAAGATCGATCCGGAGGTCGTGAAGGCCGGCGATGTCGAGATGCTGCAGGATTTGGTGGTCGCCGCCGGCAACGATGCGTTGAAGAAATCGCGTGAGATGATGGCTGAGGAAATGAAGGCGGTGACCGGGGGGATGAAGATTCCCGGCCTCTTTTGA
- a CDS encoding DNA polymerase III subunits gamma and tau, translating into MELKTQDSSRGSTATLDYQVSARKYRPGTFDDVIGQGHVVQTLMNAIATKRIAHAFLFSGTRGVGKTTVARILAKALNCEQGPTGTPCNTCANCVEITQGTSVDVVEIDGASNTGVDDVREIRENVKFTPFRGQYRVYIIDEVHMLSNSAFNALLKTLEEPPAHVVFIFATTEIHKIPATILSRCQHYNFRRISKAEIARRLRHVAEQDGLTIEDRSLMALARASEGSMRDGLSLLDQIIAFGAKAIRHQDLETLLGAVPQERVRAMIEAVIEQDSPKALQVVAGLLDQGHDLRAYCADLVEYVRNMLVAAVVPPGPELRGLIEASEEDLTRLAGDAQRFTVEQLQELFRLCAAAEDSLRTSAHPRFALETAAVRATRLLRASDGTAISIGLASQPGAPASTGRGNAQPQASSQSSDRATRPGTPRGDSPKENQEAAKKAPAVSGGPARAQSVVRPPEAADPAKVPAPRAMSPSITPLPSEPVRHEREAMSPSEGSPATVDVNWEQFQEAVTANHPNIAPFLEMGRLVGMEGPLITLGFAKHATAARSMLEKEDNLRALAALGERLYGSPLRIRIVEVSEQEPGSVPTMKQLRVAKEQEQHLILTQRAKAHPLVKQALEMFGGELAEVRTTAPVQEVQE; encoded by the coding sequence ATGGAACTCAAGACTCAGGACTCATCACGTGGGAGCACGGCGACATTGGATTATCAGGTCTCAGCCCGCAAATACCGGCCGGGGACGTTCGACGATGTGATCGGGCAGGGCCACGTCGTGCAGACGTTGATGAACGCGATCGCGACGAAACGGATCGCCCACGCCTTTCTGTTCTCCGGCACGCGCGGCGTCGGCAAGACCACGGTGGCGCGGATCTTGGCCAAGGCTCTCAATTGCGAACAGGGACCGACGGGAACGCCCTGCAACACCTGTGCGAATTGTGTGGAAATTACGCAGGGGACGTCGGTCGATGTGGTCGAGATCGACGGGGCGTCGAACACCGGCGTCGACGATGTCCGCGAAATTCGCGAGAACGTCAAATTCACTCCGTTCCGAGGGCAGTATCGAGTCTACATCATCGACGAAGTGCACATGCTCTCCAACTCGGCGTTCAACGCGTTGTTGAAGACGCTGGAAGAGCCTCCTGCTCACGTCGTGTTCATCTTCGCGACGACGGAAATTCACAAGATTCCCGCCACCATTCTTTCGCGCTGCCAGCATTACAACTTCCGCCGTATCTCCAAGGCCGAGATTGCGCGGCGGCTTCGCCATGTCGCAGAGCAAGACGGGCTGACCATCGAGGATCGCAGCTTGATGGCCCTGGCGCGTGCCAGCGAAGGCAGCATGCGGGATGGGCTCAGTCTGCTGGATCAAATCATCGCGTTCGGCGCCAAGGCGATTCGCCATCAGGATCTCGAAACCCTGCTGGGCGCGGTGCCTCAGGAACGGGTGCGGGCCATGATCGAGGCAGTGATCGAACAGGATAGTCCCAAGGCCTTGCAGGTGGTCGCCGGATTGTTGGATCAAGGCCATGATCTCCGCGCCTACTGCGCCGATCTGGTGGAGTATGTGCGGAACATGCTGGTGGCGGCGGTAGTGCCGCCAGGGCCGGAATTGCGCGGGCTCATTGAGGCGTCGGAAGAAGATCTGACTCGGCTGGCCGGCGATGCGCAGCGGTTCACCGTCGAGCAACTGCAAGAATTGTTTCGGCTCTGTGCGGCGGCAGAAGACAGTTTGCGGACGAGTGCCCATCCGAGGTTTGCATTGGAAACGGCGGCGGTGCGAGCCACCCGCCTCTTGCGAGCTTCCGATGGGACGGCGATATCGATCGGCCTGGCTTCTCAACCGGGCGCACCTGCCTCCACAGGCCGCGGAAACGCCCAACCGCAAGCCTCTTCTCAATCGTCTGACCGGGCGACGCGACCGGGCACGCCAAGGGGCGACAGCCCCAAGGAAAACCAAGAGGCCGCGAAGAAGGCACCGGCCGTGAGCGGCGGGCCGGCAAGGGCTCAATCAGTTGTTCGACCTCCTGAAGCAGCGGATCCTGCCAAGGTTCCGGCGCCCCGGGCGATGTCGCCGTCGATCACCCCGCTTCCATCTGAGCCGGTTCGGCACGAACGTGAGGCGATGTCCCCTTCCGAGGGATCGCCTGCTACGGTAGACGTGAATTGGGAGCAGTTCCAAGAAGCAGTGACGGCGAATCATCCGAATATCGCGCCGTTTCTTGAAATGGGACGGTTGGTCGGGATGGAAGGGCCGTTGATCACGTTGGGGTTTGCCAAGCATGCGACCGCGGCGCGATCGATGCTGGAGAAGGAAGACAATCTTCGAGCGTTGGCGGCGCTGGGGGAACGACTCTATGGTAGTCCATTACGAATCAGAATCGTCGAGGTTTCGGAACAGGAACCGGGGAGCGTCCCCACGATGAAGCAGCTACGGGTTGCGAAGGAGCAGGAGCAACACCTGATCTTGACCCAGCGGGCGAAGGCGCATCCCCTGGTCAAACAAGCCCTGGAGATGTTCGGCGGAGAGCTGGCGGAGGTTCGTACGACCGCTCCGGTGCAGGAGGTGCAGGAATGA